CGGCCCTCGGGCCTGCTCGGCGACGCCTCGGGGGGGCGGGCGTGACGGCGCCCGCGGACGGGGCGCTCGCGGCGCTGCGTCGTGCGGCGACGGCCGCCGCCGCCGGGGCGCTGCTGCTGGCGCCGCTCGTGGTGCCGCGGGTCGACACGGTCGAGAAGACCGTCTCGTGGCGCTGGGCGAACCTCGGCTGGTGCGCGGCCGGCACCTTCATCGCGGCGCTGCTCTGGCAGGGCAGGGGCCTGTTCGGGCGATGGTCCGCGGAAATCCCCCGGGATCCAGGGGGATTTGCGGTCCGCTCCCCGGCCCGGAGGCGGGCGCTCGCCGCGGCGGGCGTTGCCCTCGCCCTCGCCCTTCCCGCCGCGGGCTCCACCTACCAGGTGAACGTGCTGACCTCGGCGCTGATCGCCGTGATCCTCGGCCTCGGGCTGAATGTCATCGTCGGGCTGGCGGGGCTCCTGAACCTGGGATACGCGGCGTTCTACGCGGTCGGCGCCTACGCCTACGCGCTGGCGCACCAGCACTTCGGCGTCGGCTTCTGGCTGGCGCTGCCCCTCGGAGGCCTCCTCGCGGCGGGCTGCGGCCTGGCGCTCGGCTTCCCCGTGCTGCGCCTGCGCGGCGACTACCTGGCCATCGTCACCCTCGGCTTCGGGGAGATCGTCCGGCTCGTCCTCGAGAACTGGAGCGCCTTCTCGAACGGCCCCAGCGGCATCCCCAACATCCCCCGCGCGGCGCTCCCCGGGTGGGAGCCGGGGCTGCGCGGCGCGACGACGCTGCTGTACTACGTCAGTCTCGCGCTGGCGGCCCTGGCGGCGCTCGTCGTGCGGCGTCTGCGCGACTCGCGCATCGGGCGCGCCTGGGTCGCCCTGCGGGAGGACGAGCTGGCCGCGGAGGCGATGGGGATCGACCGCACCCGTGTGAAGCTCGCCGCGCTGGCCGCCGGCGCCTTCTGGGCCGGGATCGCGGGCGTGCTCTT
The window above is part of the bacterium genome. Proteins encoded here:
- a CDS encoding branched-chain amino acid ABC transporter permease, which encodes MTAPADGALAALRRAATAAAAGALLLAPLVVPRVDTVEKTVSWRWANLGWCAAGTFIAALLWQGRGLFGRWSAEIPRDPGGFAVRSPARRRALAAAGVALALALPAAGSTYQVNVLTSALIAVILGLGLNVIVGLAGLLNLGYAAFYAVGAYAYALAHQHFGVGFWLALPLGGLLAAGCGLALGFPVLRLRGDYLAIVTLGFGEIVRLVLENWSAFSNGPSGIPNIPRAALPGWEPGLRGATTLLYYVSLALAALAALVVRRLRDSRIGRAWVALREDELAAEAMGIDRTRVKLAALAAGAFWAGIAGVLFAARTTFVSPASFTFLESAMALAVVVLGGPGSVGGVAVAAVVLVLLPEYLRPLAQYRMLVFGAALVVLMIWRAGRPGLRAGARPAPAGACR